The Croceicoccus naphthovorans genome includes a region encoding these proteins:
- the tnpA gene encoding IS66-like element accessory protein TnpA, translating into MDDIDDDGTSSHTTGHMSTRMTGRVEIVGRVSGRRRWTVEQKLAILRDAFGPDGSVRSACERHEVGSGQLYTWRRLAMSGELTGTRRTALPAFAEVEISEPLLPAVSSPARAGGEIGIELPSGVKLTVDTAVDADALARVISVLSQ; encoded by the coding sequence ATGGACGATATCGACGATGACGGAACGAGCAGTCATACGACTGGTCATATGAGCACTCGTATGACTGGTCGCGTCGAGATCGTAGGGCGCGTGTCGGGCCGTCGGCGCTGGACGGTGGAGCAGAAGCTGGCGATTTTGCGGGACGCCTTCGGACCGGATGGCTCGGTTCGGTCGGCCTGTGAACGGCATGAAGTCGGCAGCGGGCAACTCTACACCTGGCGGCGCCTGGCGATGTCTGGTGAGTTGACGGGAACGAGGCGGACGGCATTGCCGGCTTTTGCCGAGGTTGAGATATCGGAGCCCTTGCTTCCGGCTGTTTCATCTCCCGCCCGAGCGGGTGGCGAGATCGGGATCGAACTGCCTTCGGGCGTGAAGCTGACGGTGGACACTGCAGTCGATGCCGATGCGCTGGCGCGGGTGATCAGCGTGCTGTCTCAATGA